The Swingsia samuiensis genome contains the following window.
CATTCTTGTAGAGCCTCGGCGTGTTGCTGTCCGTGCCGCTGCAGCGCGTATGGCGTCTTCTTTACATGAAAAAGTAGGGGAAAGAGTTGGCTTTCGAACCCGTACAGAAAGTGCGGTTTCTGATAAAACTCAGATTGAGGTTTTAACGGAAGGGCTGTTTGTTCGTAGAATATTGGCCGACCCAACCTTCGATGGAGTGGGCATTGTTCTTTTTGATGAGGTGCATGAACGCTCTTTGGATTTAGACCTTGCATTAGCTTTTTGTTTGGATGTGCAAAAAGAGTTTCGGCCCGATCTGCGTATCGTGGCTATGTCAGCAACACCAGATGGCCGTGCGTTTACAACGTTAATGAATGCTGCCTTAATCGAAAGTGAAGGGCGTCAATATCCTGTGGAAATTCGCCATGGTCGAGACATTCCGCATTTGCGGGACCTGCCGTTGGTGTGTGCGAATACAATTCGAGATGTATGGGAGCATGAGGAAGGGGATATTTTAGCGTTTTTACCTGGTGTTGGAGAGATAAAAAGAACCCAGGCTCTTTTAGAAAAAGACTACCCTGTCTTTCCGTTGCATGGAGAACAGACGGCCCAAGAGCAGGATCAAGCAATTGCCCCCTCCTCAAAGAGGCGTATTGTTTTAGCGACATCTATTGCAGAAACATCAGTTACGGTTTCGGGTGTACGCATTGTAATTGATGGAGGTGTCCGGCGGGCTCCAAGGTTGAATCCGAATACAGGATTAGCACGTCTGGAAACGATCAAAATTTCTAAAGCAACAGCAACGCAACGGGCCGGTCGAGCGGGACGCCAATCGGATGGAGTTGCAATTCGCTTGTGGTCAGAAGCAACACAACGCGCCTTACGACCGCAGGAAGAGCCTGAAATTTTAGTTGTTGAATTAGCAGAGTTTGCGCTTTTGGCTGCATCGTGGCGGGAGATAATGGGAACAGAAGTGGAAGATCTTCCGTTACTAACCGTCCCGCCCGCAGGAGTTTTGGCCGCTGGGTATGAGTTGTTACGAGAGCTGGGGGCGCTTGACCAGAATAATGAGATTACAGATCTTGGGAAGAAAATGGCAGCGCTTGGCACTCATCCAAGGCTGGCTGCCATCTTGTGTTCAGCCCAAACTCAGGAAGAGCAGGTAACGGCGGCATGCTTGGCGGCATTACTTGAAGAACGAGATCCATTACGTACGAAAACGGGTGTTCCTCGTGCAGTTGGGATTGATATTCGAAAGCGTCTTTTACTTTTTTGGCATGAGGATACATCCGCGCATAGGAGTATGTTTCATATTCGCCAAGCCGCTAAACGCTTTTTGTGGAGAATGCGGCTTAAAAATGCTTCCTTAAAACCTGAGCCATCTTACGCTGGGGCTTTGCTTGCTGCGGGTTTTCCTGATCGTGTGGCAATGGCTGCAGGAGGTATTGGACGCTTTCGATTATCAGGAGGAAGCAGTGCTCGTGTGGGAGCAGATGATCCTCTCGCACGTGAAAAACTGTTGGCTGCCGTTGCTTTTCATACGAGGACAGCAACGGAAGTTACTTTGGCGGCTCCCATTGATTTTGATAATATTCCCCAAACACTTTTAGCCCGTACGACGGAACAGGTAGAGACGAGTTTAGACCCCGTATCAGGGCGTGTTATTGCACGCAGAAGGTTACGTCTGGGTAAGTTGATTTTGCGAGATCGTAATTCAGAGGTCGCGGCAGAAGAAGTTCAGGAATTGCTTCTGAAACAGGCGATGTCTGATTTGAAACGTTTTTTAGAGTGGGGAGATGCGGTTGAGCAGTTTCAAGCACGTGTCGGTTTAGCACGACAAACCTATGCTCCTCATGTGCCAGATTTATCGATAGAGGCACTTTCAGAAGATTCTGAGTGGTTGGCACCTTATCTTGCTGGGATTAATCAGCTGCATGAACTGAAAGGGATAGATGTTCTATCCGTGCTTAAAACATTATTGACTTACGAAGATAGGCAAATTTTAGAGCAAAAACTTCCTGCCCATATTCAGTTGAAAACATCTCACCAAAAGATTGACTATACAACGCCCACCCCAACGGTTTCCGCTAAAGCACAGTTGTTTTTTGGAATGGAGCATTTACCCGTCTTGGCTGATGGCAAGCTCAAATTACAATGTGCATTATTATCCCCAGCGGGTCGCCCACAGGCAATTACGTCGGACTTGGCTGGGTTTTGGAAGGGGGGATGGCGTGAAATGCGGCGTGAAATGCGTGGGAGATACCCCAAACACCAATGGCCAGAAGACCCATCGTTAAATGATGGGTCTTAAAGTTATGAGTGGCACCATTAATGGATTTTAAGGCGCCACAAACTATGTCTTATTGACGAGATTGAACAGCGTACTTGCCTGGTCCAGCAACAGCTAGAGCAAGAAGGCCGCCTGTGATGCTGATGTTTTTGTAGAAATGGATCATCATATCATAACGCATCATGCCATCCATGGTCCAGAAATGGTGACCAATGATACCTGTGATGATGGTGTAAATGCCAAGAAGGATAGCAATTGGTTCCAAGAAAACACCAAGAACGATCGCAATTGCTGAGCCAAGCTCCACAATAATAGCAAGGATAGCAGATGCTTCTGGCACAGGAGCACCTGTTTGCTGCATGTAAGCGACTGCAGCATTAAAGCCCATAAGTTTTGTCCAGCCCATAACGAAGAAAAGAATAGACATTAAAACTCGGCTGATGAGGAGGAGCTCATGACGAGGGATGAATGAAAGCATAAAAAGTTCCCTAAATAATAAATTATTTTTGGGACCTTACAGAGGATGGGTTTTTCACACAATATGGAAAAGTGTAAAGTTCGATATCTGGCTATAATTTGCTACAATAAGAGGCATAAAAAACGCATCTCGCTCAAGATTCGAGATTATATTTTTGGGAAAGAATAGTTTTTGTGCTAGCTGCAAGAGTGTGATGTTTTTTTTAATTTGGGGCTTATGAATCGTTCTGCACAAGCTGCGGTGATTGGAGCTGGAACAGCAACAGTAGTAACAGTTGTTGTGATGCTAACACTGGGGACCCACCGGGTAGCAGTTCAAGCCCCTTCTGTGATTAAACAGTCTTCCTCCGAGGCTAATATTCAGCCGTCCAATGCCTCGCCTGTTGTTATCAAGAAACATTTCATAATGATGCCTGAGGCCCCTGTAGCGGGAGAAAGTACAGACAAGCATGGTCTCCCGATACAGCCGGCTGTTCCTGCGGCAGCACCTGCGTTGCCTCCTGTATTAGTTAAATATGGGCCTCTCACTTTTTCGCCGTTAGTGCGTCAGGTTATTCCTGCGGTGGTTAACATCGCGATTACCGAACATAGTGCATCTTCTGGCAAAGAACGTGTCCCGCCCCAAATTAAAGGTACACCATTAGAAAAACGCTACCATGATCGGATGAAACAGCGCCAAGAAGAGATGATTGGCGCTGGTTCTGGGTTTATTGTTGATCCTTCAGGAATTATCGTAACCAATCGGCACGTTGTGGGTGGCGCTGATAAGGTTGAAGTGTCTTTGTCAAATGGTCGCGAAATGCCGGCTCGTTTGCTCGGAAGTGATGAGTTGACGGATATAGCGGTAATTAAGGTTGATAGTGCTCAACCTCTCCCGCATGTAACATGGGGAAATAGCCGGCAGACTGAAATTGGGGATTGGATTTTAGTCGCTGGGAATCCATTCGGGTTTGGGTCGTCCGTAACGGCGGGTATTGTGTCCGCGGTTGGGCGAGATTTGGGAATTGGCTCTTTAGACGATTTTATTCAGTTAGATGCTCCCATTAATCCGGGAAATTCAGGAGGTCCCGCTTTTAATATGCGGGGGCAAGTGATTGCTGTGAATGCAGCCATTGTGACTCCGGCAGGAGGATCTGTCGGTATTGGGTTTGGGATTCCGTCAGAAATTGTGGCTCCTATTGTTGCTGAGATTGAAGCCACAGGGCATGCAGAGCACGGGTGGCTGGGCATTACCCTTGATGATGGTGAAACCGATATCGGGATTGCAAGTGTTGATAATGGTGGCCCAGGGCAAAAAAGTGGGTTGCGCCGTGGGGATTTAGTTAAAAAAGTAGATGATATATCGGTTACAAGTGCGCGCATGTTATTGCGTTGTATTGCCGCAGCAAAACCGGGGATGACATTAAATTTTGTTGTGCAGCGCTCAGGAAAGAACTTAACACTTCCGGTCCATATTGGTCCTAGGCCGATGGATGCAGATAATTGATAAAATGATAGGTTGTTCTTTAAGAACAACAGCGTATTTTAGACAAAATTTTCCTAAGGGGTCGTAAGGAAAGAGAACGATGAGAATCTTGTTGGTTGAAGACGATTCCACTGTACGGTCATTTATTCTCAAAGGGTTGCGTGAGGCTGGCCATGTTGTGGATGAAGCAGGCAACGGCAAAGATGGATTGTTCCTTGCTGTCAGTGAAAATTATGATGTGGTTATTTTGGACCGCATGCTCCCCGGGGGGATTGATGGCGTCCGCATTTTAGAGACTTTGCGTAGTCAACAAAATGCAACTCCCGTCTTGTTGCTTTCTGCTTTGGCAGATGTTGATGAGCGTGTTGCTGGCCTAAAAGCGGGGGGGGATGATTATATGACCAAGCCCTATGCTTTTTCGGAGCTATTAGCGCGTGTGGAAGCGTTGGGACGACGAGGACGCCCTGAGACAACGCCTCAGACAAAGCTGGCAATTGGAGATCTGGAAATGGATCTCTTATCGCGTACCGTGAAACGTGGGAATGAAAAGATAGACTTACAGCCACGTGAATTTCGTTTGTTAGAGTTTCTTATTCGGCATGCAGGGCAGGTCGTAACGCGAACAATGCTTTTGGAACGAGTCTGGGATTATCATTTTGACCCTCAGACGAATGTTATTGATGTGCATGTTTCACGGCTAAGACAAAAAGTAGATAAACCTTTTTCGACCTCTTTAATTCATACGATTCGGAATGCAGGCTATATCCTGCGGGCGGATTAACTTGTGAAGGCTAATGGATCATTCTCATTTAAAAAGGTGATGCATTGGCCTATCCGGTCGGCAGGGCTGAATTTTGCCTTTGGCTATGGTGTGGTTTTTGTTCTGTCAGCCATATTTTGTTTATCTTTTATTTGGTGGAATACGACAGGCCAGCTGGATCGATCTGTACAGGCAGCGGTTCAGATTGATGCACGCGATCTTCAACAACGTTGGCTTCATGGTGGCGTAGAGGATTTAACGATCGCAATACAAGATCGTCTGGATCAAAACGTTGAAGATGATGAATTATATTTGTTAACGGGGCCTGATGGCCGAAAATATGCAGGAAATCTACCTGGATGGCCTGTGGTTATTGGGAATACCAACAAGTTTTATGAGTTAACCATTCGACGGGACGGATTACGCTCACAGGCAAAATTGCATGCGTATCATTTGTCGGCAGGGTATCAACTCATTGTTGGGCGGGATATTAAGGGACGGCAGCTTGTTCGGCATGTTCTGACAGATACATTAATATGGGCTGGGGTGATGATCACATTGTTTGCCGTAGGGGGCGCACTGGTGATCAGGAGAATTTTTCGACAAGTTGTTCATTCTATTGTGCGCACAACCTCTGCGGTTGCTCAGGGTGATTTAGGCCAACGGATTCCTCTTGTGGGGAATGAAACAGATCTAGTGGCTCATACCATCAATACGATGTTGGAGCGTATTAATCGGTTGATGGATGGTGTGAAACAGGTGTCGAATGCCATAGCGCATGATTTAAGAACACCGATCACACGCGCTCGGACACGTTTGGAAGATGCAAGCCTGCACGCCTTCTCTGATGGAGAGTTACGAGCAGCGATTGACCGAGCAATTTCAGATCTCGATCATATAACATCAATTTTTGAAGCTTTATTAAGAATTGCCCAGCTAGAAGCCGGAGCAAGACGGTCTGCCTTTACGGTTGTAGAACTTAAACCGCTACTGGAGAATTTGTACGAATTTTATGACCTTCTGTCAGAGGAGAAAGGCATAAAACTCAATCTTCGGATAAAAGAGAATGGATGTGTAAAAGGAGACCCACAGCTTATCCAACAGGCTGTTGCGAATATGTTGGATAACGCAATAAAATTTTCGCCTTCTAATACAGAAATTACGTTAACGTCTTGGGTCGAGAGAGAAAAAGTTCGTATTGCTGTAATCGATCAAGGGGCGGGGATGCCTCCTGAAGATATCAAAAGAGCATCAGAACGTTTTTTTCGTGCAGAATCTTCCCGTCATACACAAGGGTCTGGTTTGGGGCTATCTTTGGTTCAGGCTGTTGTAAACTTACATGGTGGCACTATGGAATTAAGTAATTGCTCACCAGGTTTTCAGGTTGTTTTATCTTTTTTAGTTATGAATAAAAAAGAAAGAAAAGAAGTTGTATGACATAAAAATTATGTATTTTTTATTTTTATATAAAAATAATTGATGTATAAAAATAGAATGAGAAATTTATTTATTCTTTTTTTATGCGTTTTAATGTTAGGAATTTTTAATAATTCCAAGGCAGCAGCAATTTCTCATGAAAATACAAAAAAAAATATAGTAAATAAATCGGATGGTACGATTTCTGTAACATCTGAAAGCATGGATTATTGTCAAAAATTAGTAAAAAATGTGGATAAATATTTGATTCAGCCGCATGAAATTCCTGTGGGAGCGATGGAAGATGCTCTGCGTTTAAGACAAGAGGGCGAGAAGTTTTGTCAGCATCATCGCATTCGAGGCGGGATAGCAAGGCTTCGGCGTGCTTTGGTTTTAATTAGGTCAAGTCAGGAACATAAATGAAACGCTTATTCGGGGTGGCTGCTTCTGTCGTGGCCGTAGCGTCTTGTCTGTCAACACAGATTGCGAGAGCAGCAGACAACAATGCCTCCTCCAATACAGAATTGACTTTTTCTGTTTCTGGGGAAGTTCGCTCGGCTCCAACACTATTAACGGCTCATTTGTTTGCGCAAGCACAGCGTTTGTCTGCTGTTGATGCACAAAAAATATTGAATGCGACGATCGCCGATGCCATGAAAATGGCTTCGAAACAGGCCGGTATAGATGTTAAGGCGGGTAGCTACTCTATTTCTGACTATACCCCCGAGCATGGCCATACTCAGTGGACAGCGCGTCAAAACATTAAGCTGAGTGGGAAAGACGCTGTTTCTATTCTTGATCTATCAGGAAAGTTACAGAGCCATGGCTTAATGCTGGAGGGACTGGACTGGTCTTTAGACGCTAAAACGCGAGACACACTTACTCAGCAGGCCCGAACGCAAGCGTTGAGCAAAGTAAAAGCTCAAGCTGAAGAAAGTGCAAAAGCATTGGGACTGCACCTTATTCGGCTAGAAAAGGTGGATATTTCCTCATTTCAACCTGAACAGCCTTATGAGATGTTACAAGCACGAGTAGGCGGCTCTGCTATGGAGGCGCCTCAAAGTAGTCCAGAAAGCCAGGTTGTGAAGGTTACTGTAAACGTGAAAGCAATTTTGGCACCATAATATAAGAGGTTTCCTGAGGAGCTTTGGGCAAGAGCTCTTCAGGAAAGAGACATGGCAACAGGATCACCACAGAGGGATGCTGTATTTGTTGTTATAACACGTTCGTTAAGAAGCCATTCAGGGCGCAGGGCATCGAGCATATGAATGGGAACAATTTTCCCTTCACGAGCCGTTAAGGTGGCTGCGGCTTCAAGGGCGTATTGTGAGTTGCGTTCCATAATCATGATAGAACATTCAGGTAGAGCTCCGGGATAAATACGCTCAATACGGTCTGTTAAACTCTTTGGTAGAAGGCGGATCCATTCAAGAGCATGATCAGGTCCAAGAACTTGAACATTGTTTCCTGTGCCAAGTGCCAAGCCTACGGCTCGCAAGATTTGAGGCCAGTTATTGCCTGCACATAAAATTGGACCGGCAGGAATAAGAGTGAGGGTATTTGTCTCCCCAGAAGGGCTGGGAAGAGCCATCTTCCAATTCAGAAGCGTATGAGCGATATCTTGGCGAATTTGTCGGGCAGAGACGGCATCGCGGCTTTCAAGGAATGTAACCAAATTCTGAGCCGCACGGGAAACATTTCCTTGAGTGACGTGCTCTAGTTTGATCCATGGAAGAGGTGGCGGCCCTGCAATCATACGGCGTAAGGCAAAGGGGCCGCCTGCTTTTGCCCCACAACCAGACATGCCGTGACCACCAAAAGGTTGAGCATGTGGCAGAGTATCGATCATATTGCGGTTAATATAAATATTATCCGCTTCGATACGGTTTATGGCGCGTTCGATTGTGGAGGGAATGCGAGAATGAATACCAAAGCTTAAAGCAAAACCCATAGAATTGACCGCATCAATGACACCATCAAATTCCTGTCGTGAAAAACGACGAATATGGAGGACAGGCCCGAAAACTTCATTGGGAATATCAGCGACACGTCCAATTTCAATGAGTGTTGGTGGAAGAAAGCAACCATATCGACAGTTTTCATCCAGTTCTGGGGACCAGACGCTCCTCCCAGCACGTCTCATCATATCAAGATGATCAATGATCTCTGTCCGTGCTTCATTGGAAATAATTGGGCCGATATCGGTTTGTAAACGGGATGGATCTCCAATGATGAGATCTTGTATCGCTTTTTTTAGAAGAGTGATGATCTGATCCGCACATTCCTCTTGAATAAGAAGAATACGTAATGAGGAGCAATGTTGGCCTGCATTTGTAAATGCTGATTTTAGAATATCTTGTACGGCTTGCTCAGGGTGGGTGGAGCTATCAACAAGGAGAGCATTTTGGCCTCCTGTTCGCGCTACAAAAATAGTCGGGCTTCCCGTGCGGCCTTGTCTGTTAAATGTATGCCGTGAAATCGTTTTTCCTGTCTGTGTTGACCCCGTAAACATGACCGCATCAATACGCGGGTCAGAAACAAGTCGCTCTCCAACGGTTTCATTTCCCAGAAGAAGGTAAAGGACATTTTCAGGGACGCCGGCGGCATAGAGGAGTTGTATCGCTTTATAGGCAGAGAAAGGAACTTGCTCAGCAGGTTTGGCGATAACAATATTGCCAGCAGCTAAGGAAATAGAGATTTGATGGATGAAGGCTGCAAGAGGACTACTCCACGGGCTAATGCAGGCAATGAGCCCGAGCGGATACATATTTTTGTGGAATGGTTGATTGTTTAAGCTGCTGGCATTGTAGCGTAAAAAATTAACAGCTTGGCGCACTTCTTGTTGAGCAGAAAGAATCGTTTTTCCTGCTTCTTTTATCAGTAAGGCAATAAATTCATTGCTGTGCTCTTCAAAAAGGTCTGCTGCTTTTTTAAGCATCTCTCCACGTAAGGCGGGGGTGGTTTGTCCCCATTCTGGTAAGGCTTCCTCTGCAGATTTGATAGCATGAAGTAAAACAGCTCCATCGGCTTCAATCACTTCGCCTAATGGTTCTTGGTGGTCTGCAGGATTGTAAATAATTCGAGAAGAATTTGATGAGTTTTTTTGACGATAAGTCAGAGAAGTTGCGTGGAAAAAAGAAGGTAATGCTTGAAGACTGTCTTCAAAGTTCCGGAGAGCATGTTCAGTTGTGAAATCAAGACCAATTGAATTTTTATAAGCTGGCATAAAGAGGTCAGACGGAAGAACAACAGAAGGAGTGACATTTTCTTCTTCTGGAATTGCATCTGCTGCCGCTATGGGGTTTTCGGTTAAGGTTTCAATCGTTGTAACATTTGGGTTGTGATCTTCTTCCTGTGTAAAGGGAGAAAGAATATTGGCTTCAAGTGTTTGACGTACAAAGCGTGGTAACCACGCTTGAGCCGCTCCAATTGGCGCATGAATCCGGCATGACGATTGAAAGAGGTCTTTAAACTTTTGAGGCCACGCTAGACCCGCTGCATAAGGAAAAGAAAATTCATATTTTTCTGGTGAAGGTTTACCTGCGACAGTAAGAATATGACCGATAATGCGTGGATTTTCGGTGGCAAATTGTGTGTAGAGATGCGGGGATGTGATTAATTTTTGTGCACAGGCAAGATAGCTGATGTCTGTATGGCATCGATGTGTAAAAATAGGGAAATCAATGAGCCCTGATTGTTGGGCTTGCCGTATTTCTGAGTTCCAAGATGAGCCGTGCGTTAAGCGCACAATTATTTTGCGAGCTGTGCGGTCTGCCAGATCAGTTAGGAAATCAATTGTTTTATGCGCACGCTTATCATAAGCGTTGAGAGTAATCCCTAAACCATTCCAGTTTTGTAGTTCAGGTGTTGAGCATAAACTCTCAAACAGATCCAGAGTAGATTCAAGGTGCTGACTATTTTCAACACTAAAGATCAAGCCAATATCGAGTTGCTTTGAACGGTTGGCTAAGCGTTGCAAGGCAGGAAGTAGTTCGTTGATCAGCCTGTCACGTCGAAAGCGCCCAAAATGCGTGATAAGCGCTGGCAGGCGAACGTAAAGAAATGGCCTTTCATACAGAGAGCCCGTAATACCTGCATGTTGACCAAGGGTCTCAAGTGCATTTTCGTAGGATGTAAGGGCTTTGAAAGCTTGGTCAGCGGTAAGGGCTGTCTCAGCTTGGAGGTCATATATGTAATTAAAGTTATGTTTTTCATAACTTTTGATGGTTTTGAATGCGGCAGGTAAATGGTTACCTATAATAAAAGATTGGGCAGCGGCAAGTAAGGTTTTTTCTAACCCTTTGCGAATCATCGGTGTAGAGGTTTGGAGCGTGAGTCTTTGTAAACTAAAGCCTTTGCTCGCCTTGAGCTGTCCCATTAAGGACATATTGAGAGCAAAAGAATTGGCAAGTGACTGGTTTTGTTTCTTAATATGGCGCGCCCAATTCGTCTTATTGAATTGAGAGCGAATAAGAGCGTCTTTAGTTGTTGCGTCTGGGATACGAAGGAACGTTTCAGCGAGGGAAATAAAAGACTGCCCTTCAGGAGAAGAAAGAGGAAAAGTCTTTAAAAGCTGTTCAAGATTATTAAGAGGAGTTTTTTGCTTTGCTTCAAGAATAATGCGAGCAAACCGCTCTGTTTGCTTGTTTTGCTCAGAATTTAAACGCGCATACGGTAACAAATCTTCAATACAAACTTTTTCAGAACGAAAATGTGTGTCCGCTATCGCCTCTCGCAATTCAGATTGCGGTGCCTGAGAGAATGAAAATTTGAAAGATGACGAAGGAGGAGTGGTGAGTTGTTGCATGCTGATCTAGGAGAAAGAAAGTCCAAGAGGGCTTTAATTATGAAATGTTTCTTGCTCTTGGAAGATTTACAATAAAGACATTTTATAGTGATTATGGGAAGAGCTTTATCTTAAATATTCTCTTAAAAATAAAGAAGCCAGCCAAAATAATAATGGCTGGCTTTTTAAATGGTATAGAAATTAAACTTAGCGTGGAGCTAAAACCATCAACATTTGGCGGTTTTCCAGCTTTGGCATTTGTTCAATTTTGGCTTTTTCTTCGACTTCAGCGCGAATGCGCTCCATCATTTTGATACCAAGTTCTTGGTGAGCCATTTCACGGCCTTTGAAGCGGAGGGAAATTTTCACCTTATCACCGTCTTCTAAAAAGGACTGAATCGCTTTGAGCTTGGTTTGGAAGTCATGCTCACCTGTTCCAGGACGAACTTTAACTTCTTTAATCTCAATAACTTTTTGCTTTTTACGGGCTTCGTTCTTTTTCTTTTGCTGTTCGTATTTGAACTTGCCGTAATCTAGAATTTTGACAACGGGAGGAACAGCTGTCGGGCTAATTTCTAATAAATCAAGCCCAGCCGAGAAAGCCTTATTTAAGGCATCACGCGTTGACATGATTCCAATCATTTCACCAGCTTCGTCAATAAGACGAACTTGTGGCACACGGATTTCCTCGTTGACACGCGGCCCTTCACGAGTGGGCGCGGACGGCATCGGCGGTCTAGATATGGTCAGCTCCTGTTACAGTCTCTCAATTAGATAACATTGTCATACTCATATAATGAAATACGAATATGACGTTCTCTCTATTATGCACATAGTCCTAGAGCGGGCGATACGCAAGAGGATTTGGATCAATCCTTTGCTATCACGCGCGCTAAATCTGGAGGTGTTGCTTCTGCAGCAAGTTCCTTCACAGCTTCATCAAGGCTGAGGATTGTTTGCTGAGCTCCTCCTAAACGGCGCATAGCCACTTTGCGCTCTTCTGCTTCACGTCGTCCAACAACAAGTATAACTGGAACGCGGGCTAAACTATGCTCACGTATCTTTGCATTGATTTTATCATTTCGAACGTCCGTCTCAACTTGTAGACCTGCATCTTTAAGCTGCTTCGCTACCTCATGAGCATAATCGGCTGCGTCAGAAACAATGCTGGCCACCACAACCTGCGTTGGCGCTAACCATAAAGGGAATTTGCCAGCATATTGCTCGATCAAAATACCAATAAAGCGTTCAAAACTTCCCAAGATGGCACGATGTAGCATAACTGGGCGGTGACGTTGGCTATCTTCCCCAATATATGAGGCATCTAAACGTTCTGGTAGAACATAATCGACTTGCAGGGTACCGCATTGCCAATCACGGCCGATGGCATCTGTAAGGACAAATTCAAGCTTGGGACCATAGAACGCGCCATCACCGGGGTTGAGTTCATACTCTACACCGACAAGCTCACATGCAGTTTTTAAGGCTGTTTCAGCACGATCCCATGTTGCATCATCGCCAGCGCGTGTTTCAGGGCGATCTGAGAATTTAATTTTGAAGTTTTCAAAGCCCAGATCTTTGTAAACTTCATCCAACATACGGACAAACTTTGCCGTTTCATCCGCAATTTGTTCTTCCGTGCAGAAGATATGCGCATCGTCCTGAGTAAACCCACGAACACGCATAATGCCATGCAACGCGCCAGAAGGCTCATACCGATGGCAAGCACCAAACTCGGCCATACGCAATGGAAGTTCACGGTACGAACGTAAGCCATGACGGAAAATCTGCACATGGCACGGGCAGTTCATAGGCTTTAAGGCGAGGGTTTTATCTTCGTCTTCAACACGGGCGATAAACATGTGCTCACGATATTTGTCCCAATGTCCAGACGCTTCCCACAACGCCCGGTCAACAAGCTGAGGGGTTCGAACTT
Protein-coding sequences here:
- the hrpB gene encoding ATP-dependent helicase HrpB; this translates as MGLTSLFFPELPIQNVLPSFLQALAEQPNVVLVAPPGAGKTTVTPLALLDAVWLQAQKIILVEPRRVAVRAAAARMASSLHEKVGERVGFRTRTESAVSDKTQIEVLTEGLFVRRILADPTFDGVGIVLFDEVHERSLDLDLALAFCLDVQKEFRPDLRIVAMSATPDGRAFTTLMNAALIESEGRQYPVEIRHGRDIPHLRDLPLVCANTIRDVWEHEEGDILAFLPGVGEIKRTQALLEKDYPVFPLHGEQTAQEQDQAIAPSSKRRIVLATSIAETSVTVSGVRIVIDGGVRRAPRLNPNTGLARLETIKISKATATQRAGRAGRQSDGVAIRLWSEATQRALRPQEEPEILVVELAEFALLAASWREIMGTEVEDLPLLTVPPAGVLAAGYELLRELGALDQNNEITDLGKKMAALGTHPRLAAILCSAQTQEEQVTAACLAALLEERDPLRTKTGVPRAVGIDIRKRLLLFWHEDTSAHRSMFHIRQAAKRFLWRMRLKNASLKPEPSYAGALLAAGFPDRVAMAAGGIGRFRLSGGSSARVGADDPLAREKLLAAVAFHTRTATEVTLAAPIDFDNIPQTLLARTTEQVETSLDPVSGRVIARRRLRLGKLILRDRNSEVAAEEVQELLLKQAMSDLKRFLEWGDAVEQFQARVGLARQTYAPHVPDLSIEALSEDSEWLAPYLAGINQLHELKGIDVLSVLKTLLTYEDRQILEQKLPAHIQLKTSHQKIDYTTPTPTVSAKAQLFFGMEHLPVLADGKLKLQCALLSPAGRPQAITSDLAGFWKGGWREMRREMRGRYPKHQWPEDPSLNDGS
- a CDS encoding sensor histidine kinase — encoded protein: MKANGSFSFKKVMHWPIRSAGLNFAFGYGVVFVLSAIFCLSFIWWNTTGQLDRSVQAAVQIDARDLQQRWLHGGVEDLTIAIQDRLDQNVEDDELYLLTGPDGRKYAGNLPGWPVVIGNTNKFYELTIRRDGLRSQAKLHAYHLSAGYQLIVGRDIKGRQLVRHVLTDTLIWAGVMITLFAVGGALVIRRIFRQVVHSIVRTTSAVAQGDLGQRIPLVGNETDLVAHTINTMLERINRLMDGVKQVSNAIAHDLRTPITRARTRLEDASLHAFSDGELRAAIDRAISDLDHITSIFEALLRIAQLEAGARRSAFTVVELKPLLENLYEFYDLLSEEKGIKLNLRIKENGCVKGDPQLIQQAVANMLDNAIKFSPSNTEITLTSWVEREKVRIAVIDQGAGMPPEDIKRASERFFRAESSRHTQGSGLGLSLVQAVVNLHGGTMELSNCSPGFQVVLSFLVMNKKERKEVV
- a CDS encoding winged helix-turn-helix domain-containing protein: MRILLVEDDSTVRSFILKGLREAGHVVDEAGNGKDGLFLAVSENYDVVILDRMLPGGIDGVRILETLRSQQNATPVLLLSALADVDERVAGLKAGGDDYMTKPYAFSELLARVEALGRRGRPETTPQTKLAIGDLEMDLLSRTVKRGNEKIDLQPREFRLLEFLIRHAGQVVTRTMLLERVWDYHFDPQTNVIDVHVSRLRQKVDKPFSTSLIHTIRNAGYILRAD
- a CDS encoding S1C family serine protease; the protein is MMPEAPVAGESTDKHGLPIQPAVPAAAPALPPVLVKYGPLTFSPLVRQVIPAVVNIAITEHSASSGKERVPPQIKGTPLEKRYHDRMKQRQEEMIGAGSGFIVDPSGIIVTNRHVVGGADKVEVSLSNGREMPARLLGSDELTDIAVIKVDSAQPLPHVTWGNSRQTEIGDWILVAGNPFGFGSSVTAGIVSAVGRDLGIGSLDDFIQLDAPINPGNSGGPAFNMRGQVIAVNAAIVTPAGGSVGIGFGIPSEIVAPIVAEIEATGHAEHGWLGITLDDGETDIGIASVDNGGPGQKSGLRRGDLVKKVDDISVTSARMLLRCIAAAKPGMTLNFVVQRSGKNLTLPVHIGPRPMDADN
- a CDS encoding SIMPL domain-containing protein (The SIMPL domain is named for its presence in mouse protein SIMPL (signalling molecule that associates with mouse pelle-like kinase). Bacterial member BP26, from Brucella, was shown to assemble into a channel-like structure, while YggE from E. coli has been associated with resistance to oxidative stress.), which encodes MKRLFGVAASVVAVASCLSTQIARAADNNASSNTELTFSVSGEVRSAPTLLTAHLFAQAQRLSAVDAQKILNATIADAMKMASKQAGIDVKAGSYSISDYTPEHGHTQWTARQNIKLSGKDAVSILDLSGKLQSHGLMLEGLDWSLDAKTRDTLTQQARTQALSKVKAQAEESAKALGLHLIRLEKVDISSFQPEQPYEMLQARVGGSAMEAPQSSPESQVVKVTVNVKAILAP
- a CDS encoding DoxX family protein, with translation MLSFIPRHELLLISRVLMSILFFVMGWTKLMGFNAAVAYMQQTGAPVPEASAILAIIVELGSAIAIVLGVFLEPIAILLGIYTIITGIIGHHFWTMDGMMRYDMMIHFYKNISITGGLLALAVAGPGKYAVQSRQ